DNA from Carassius gibelio isolate Cgi1373 ecotype wild population from Czech Republic chromosome B8, carGib1.2-hapl.c, whole genome shotgun sequence:
CGAGTTCACAACACTGAAGTGTAGTGATGTCCGgattgcgaacgaatcattcgatttaaccggttcttcttgaaccagttcaccaaatcgaactgaattgtttgaaacggttctcgtttccaataagcattaatccacattAATCCACGTTTGGAACGAGTTATtaacactgttgggaacgttactttaaaaaagtaattcgtTATAGTTaatcactacttgttccaaaaagtaaccgaattagtaactgaattactctataataaaagtaactcgttaccaggggaagtaactatttgcgttgctgtatataaaagtttttttcttttttttttgcagttttgcagttttcacaagtcagttaaaatgagtagaacagacaggtgttcgtacataactactaaagccactagctttgtagatgcgtgtgtatcacattacatgtacacattacatgcaagttcttgcctttgaccacaatgaatttaaagtagtgcttatatctccaccttgaaaatgccaacttttcatcggattgctcctgactcgccatctctgctgcgaatctttgtgtagctgttgcgtgctAGGGTGCGCGCGCGTTCGCGCATGTGTGCATGTTTGGCGCCACtggcgtaaaaacactggctctgaatGGCTACAATGAAACACATGAcactgccttagccaatcataatcgcttatctctttattaacccacctcctcagtCGCTGTGTGAGACAGGGGTGagttcggattacatagtttattaaatcaatgcatagtaacgcactgcatttaacgtccagtaatgttaatggTGTTATAACgaagggaaaagtaattagttagattaccccattactgaaaaaatattattaacctcttgagaccctgtggcctcatatgaggacattatatttttgtgaatttctctgagtctgttcatgccacagttttagatctggatgtcctgtacagagcacattcagggcttttcagagataccaaatgattggatgtttcacatgaccactccctctccttggtcatcaaaatgtctgaaattaatttagtgacactcttatagaaatatgataatatttctataatatattgtagttatcatttaaatctgtctaatttttaaattctgtgtcataaatcaacatctcagaaatatgttatggggtttcaaatcaaaatatgactttccgttactaaacaggacattgatttcatacatgtcctcagatgaggacaccgggactaaacgcatgcttatgacgcatttttggagacataacaaatgaatagagaaagaaattatatttcaatattctatgaaatattatatattattatgaaaatcttgacaattattactcacattattacacttcttttttcattacatgttgccccaaaaacacatttatatgcaaattagatttagtttatagatacattgtatataattagaaaacccattaatggtaattttacacacattttgcagaaagaaaaatgttatactgaattattctgttataccatagttgagaatcatctttatacaaagtttggtaaaaaaaaaaaaaaaaaatcttgaacattaaaaatttattggtgatttaaaaaaatctattgtttttgcctatgcattttcattcatgtcttttcattttttttttagaaattgagtcccgatgtcctctgccgaggacataacataactttttaaatgaaatgcatgaatgcagagcacaaggctgcactgggaaatcctgtgtgcgatgcatgacatgcaatgtgcatctgtgcttgcaaagtgaatgaaactgcttGCATCATTTCACATCGTGATAGACCCACTGTCCTCACATGAGGACATCTTTTTTCTGGGAAAACTacttcctgtacaaaaacaaattttaggtattatacttattaggtcctacatatcccaaatagcaagaaaaattataaaatgcacaacaggcaatctctcgggtttcaggaggttaatgacataattttcatttttgggtgaactaaccctttaagtttaatTTTACCAGTGTGGTACAAAAAACCAAccttcatttatatattattatctgTCTTTGGCATCATTGTTTCACAccgcaaataaacaaacagaggaaATGCCACAGGTTTATGATCTATGGATCATTcgcacatatttatttttaacatcagCGATGACATTTCCAAAGATGGAGCATCTTTGCTATGTCTGGTGAAGGAATTATTGCCTGTAATCACTGTTTGTTTGACAGGACCACAGCTGCTGTCGCTCTGCCCCTCATTGATTCCCAGAGTGCATCTCGGTCTCCACATCAGCGAGGAAAATTGCACGGTTTTTTACACAAATGACAAATCAACCGTCACAGAATGTCTGAAGGGCTTAGACGACCTCTGTTTGAATTTTCCAAAAATAGAGGGAAATCAAAACAAAGATAAGAAACTAGATGAGATCATTGGACttagttattaatttattcatttatggaaatattaattaatttactcattAGTGAACCGGATTTCAGATGATTATTCCCAACTATAAGCTGTCTTGTTCAGTCACAGGTGATAATAAGCTCCTGTTTTACATTAGCAGCACTTCTGCTCCTTCAAACGGAGAGAGGGGCTTCTAGGATGTAAAAGGTGGAATGTTTGTTTAAGAAGCTCGTGATCAAATGATTATCTCCAGAAATAGACTGCAGGCAACCTGTCAGAGCTTTTGGGGGCCGAGGCTGAGTCGAAGTCTGACGTGACAGCATCCAGTAATGCAGGATGCTGGGTTTGCAGAAGTCGTGATGCTCTCTTGTTTTGTGTGCTGTTATCAGTCTATTTTTCCCAGTTTTGAAATGTCAGCTACAGAATAACATgtctgacaaaaaaataaatttattttactgTGCTCCGGATACTTTTTCTAATAAGTCAATTGTGGCATTCTGTGgtcaaatgtttttatatagACTCTTAAACTGTACATTGGAATGATTTCCTGTATAGCTTTGACAGTTTCATGTTCCTCATGTCCACTCTACTGACTCTTGTttttcatgtaataaaataacattgatgCAAATCGATACTTCATATCCAATTATCCAAAAAATAAGCAGGATAATTTGGTTATTTGTTGTGAGAAAAATCCAAATTAATGACACAAGACCTAATTATTGAtcattttgcaataaataaatatatatagtgtttCCTTTTAATTTCCTAGACTGTGGCGCCTTGCCAGATTAATTAATTTAGACACTGAAAAATGACTTGGACCACTTTTCTTGGAACTCTCTTTGAAGTGtaccaaaattatgtttttaacttaaaaaattgtGTGGAGATGGCATAGGAAGCAACATTTGGGAaccaaaaaaaacatatttttacatttctgaatttaTCAGTGAGATTCAAACTCTATAGCAGTCCTGTTTACCTGTGTGGATGGTGGGTTCAGCTCCACAAGAAAAGTCCCCAGAATTTAGCAGGAAACAAGTTGCCTCTTTCATGGGCTTGTCTCTATTGCGTGAGCATCGAAGCGTCCACCTCTCGCCCGGAGAGAGCGGCTGGGTCAGACTGCAGCTCTCCTCTTCAGAAAGAGTTACCGTAGCATCACCATTCTGCTTTGAATctgacaacaagacaaaaacatggATGTCAGTGTTCATGACAATTCACTTGCAGCAAATAAACACAAATTGGCATAAGCCTTTGTTAGATTTATGCTTGAAACTGAAAACAAAGTCAATATCAATGGAAAATTTACCTTAgaacttttgaaactttttttaagcTCGTTATAATATGAGTAAAATATGATCCACATTCATATATTTAATACTGTGATATTCCCAAAGTTTATTCCCAGTATAATTCTACATTTAAATGGGCCAACTATCCCATATATACATATGGGTCTTTAGCTTCATTTTATCAAGCAACTGACTTCATCTCACTGTTGTCTCTCAGAAAACACTATTGTCGTTGAAATCCTCATGTTCTACCTGAGCGGTTTCTTCCAAGGTTCTCCTCCGCGGCAAGGGGGCAAGTGTCACTTTGTGTGCTGTTCCTTGGTGAGTTGCTTTCAGACTTCCCAAACGAGGCAGAGTTCATCACCATGTGTGGGTTTGGGttgtgcttcttcttcttcttgggcAACTTCTGCTTGGCCATCGCCAATGAGTAGTACATCCCAAAATTGTTAACGATAATGGGCACTGGCATGGCAATGGTAAGCACACCTGCTAACGCACATAATGCACCGACCATCATGCCCAGCCACGTCTTAGGGTACATATCCCCATAGCCTACTGTTGTCATTGTGATCACAGCCCACCAGAAGCCGATGGGAATGCTCTTGAAATGCGTGTGGTTGCAGCCACTAGGGTCTTGGGGATCTGCGCTAATACGTTCGGCGTAGTAGATCATGGTGGCGAAGATGAGCACCCCGAGCGCCAGAAAGATGATGAGCAGACAGAACTCATTCACACTCGCCCGCAAGGTGTGGCCGAGAACCCTGAGACCCACAAAGTGTCGAGTCAGCTTAAAGATCCGTAGGATGCGCACAAAACGGACCACTCGCAGAAAGCCAAGGACGTCCTTGGCAGCTTCGGATTTGACGCCGGCCAAACTCAGCTCCAGATAGTAGGGCAGGATGGCAACAAAGTCAATGATGTTTAGTTGGTTCTTGATGAAGAGAAGTTTGTTTGGGCAACATATGATACGGACCAGGAACTCGAAGGTAAACCACACCACGCAGATTCCCTCCACCAACGTCAGCACTGGTTTGGGCTCCATCTCCATCTTCGAGATGACGGAGGTCATGGTGGAGTTGCTTTCAGTATTTGTAGATGTGACATTACGAAGTTCATTGAAGACCTCATGGGTCTCCAGGCAGAAGTTAGTGATGGACACCAGGATGAAAAACAGGGAGACAAAGGCAATTACCTGAAAGATAAGACCACAAATTAAACACGTctcaattaaaaaatttttacAAATTCCATTAAACTGGTcatgaactgcatttttttattatttcataatgtaTCCTGAGATGCATGTAATTTACACTTCTAATTTAGAAATAAAGAGACATTTCCTATCCTGATTTTAGCCCTGTGAATTGGCTTTGCATATGAAATAAGTATTACATGTGgaaatgtttgctgcatttttACTATCACAGCTGTTGAGATAAATTAATCATGAAAAATGTTGATTATATTAAAATCTACTGTACTCCATCAATGAAAGTTTGCAGCACTGAGTATTGTAGCTGATGACAAACAGTTGAGTGCATGAATGCAACAATATCATCATTTCATCTTGATTTTTGCACTCTCACAAATGTTTTTATCATAACAAtgcaaaaattatacaaataagagATCCACGATGCAGTGTAGACTGCGTTAACTCG
Protein-coding regions in this window:
- the kcnc4 gene encoding potassium voltage-gated channel subfamily C member 4, producing the protein MISSVCVSSYRGRKSGNKPPSKSCLREEMARGENSDKIIINVGGTRHETYRSTLRTIPGTRLAWLADTDPQVNPQVNPASDTGQTPSASEFFFDRHPGIFGYVLNYYRTGKLHCPADVCGPLFEEELAFWGIDETDVEPCCWMTYRQHRDAEEALEIFEPPDPEDAEDDQDMPRRFGIEDSPDRSTGCCEVWQPKIWALFEDPYSSRAARVIAFVSLFFILVSITNFCLETHEVFNELRNVTSTNTESNSTMTSVISKMEMEPKPVLTLVEGICVVWFTFEFLVRIICCPNKLLFIKNQLNIIDFVAILPYYLELSLAGVKSEAAKDVLGFLRVVRFVRILRIFKLTRHFVGLRVLGHTLRASVNEFCLLIIFLALGVLIFATMIYYAERISADPQDPSGCNHTHFKSIPIGFWWAVITMTTVGYGDMYPKTWLGMMVGALCALAGVLTIAMPVPIIVNNFGMYYSLAMAKQKLPKKKKKHNPNPHMVMNSASFGKSESNSPRNSTQSDTCPLAAEENLGRNRSDSKQNGDATVTLSEEESCSLTQPLSPGERWTLRCSRNRDKPMKEATCFLLNSGDFSCGAEPTIHTESCKDALTSPANYTQAEVTTLT